From Coffea arabica cultivar ET-39 chromosome 2e, Coffea Arabica ET-39 HiFi, whole genome shotgun sequence, the proteins below share one genomic window:
- the LOC113731586 gene encoding glutamyl-tRNA reductase 1, chloroplastic: protein MAAASGFVTSIGFLDSKLGMDTSGLLRFNNLGSFAQFSSSSSSCSSATFPYQARTFRKGLKVKKKTRPLSLNPKCQVVDEIGSRASSLSALELLKTSAADRYTKESSSIMVIGINFRTTPVQIREKLSIPEAQWPQSISELCGLHHIDEAAILSTCNRMEIYVVALSQHRGVKEVIDWMSKKSGVPTSELCQHRFLLYNKDVTWHLFEVSSGLDSLVLGEGQILAQVKHVVNSGQGVPGFGRKMSGMFKHAITAGKRVRTETSISTGSVSVSSAAVELAQIKLPQSSYTTASVLVVGAGKMGKLVIKHLVAKGCTKMVVVNRTEDRVSAIKEEFKDVEIVYRSLSEMFTCAAEADVIFTCTASDAPLFLKKHVQTLPPVRPDIGHRLFIDISVPRNVESPVSDLETARVYNVDDLKEVVAATKEDRLQKATEAQGIIWEEVVKFEAWKDSLETVPTIKKLRAYAERIRASELDKCMSKMGNDVSKSQKKAIYDLSMGIVNKLLHGPMEHLRCGGTGNRSLGETLENMHALNRIFELDTEISVLEEKIRSKMEKNQK from the exons ATGGCGGCTGCGAGTGGCTTCGTGACTTCAATTGGATTTTTGGATTCGAAATTGGGAATGGATACCAGTGGGCTTCTCCGTTTCAATAATTTAGGCAGCTTTGCtcagttttcttcttcttcttcttcttgttcttcaGCTACTTTTCCCTATCAAGCTCGAACTTTTCGAAAGGGGTTGAAGGTTAAGAAGAAAACGAGGCCGCTTTCGTTAAACCCTAAATGCCAAGTTGTAGACGAGATCGGATCCAGGGCTTCGAGTCTCTCGGCTTTGGAGCTCCTCAAAACATCAGCCGCTGATC GGTATACGAAGGAAAGTAGCAGTATTATGGTTATAGGGATAAACTTTCGGACCACTCCTGTTCAGATCAGAGAGAAACTATCCATTCCAGAAGCTCAATGGCCTCAATCAATTAGTGAACTTTGTGGTTTACATCATATAGATGAAGCTGCTATTCTGAGTACATGTAACAGGATGGAAATATATGTTGTGGCTCTGTCTCAGCATCGTGGGGTCAAAGAAGTCATTGACTGGATGTCTAAG AAAAGTGGAGTTCCTACATCAGAGCTGTGTCAGCATCGCTTTTTGCTATATAACAAGGATGTCACATGGCATTTATTTGAAGTATCTTCTGGGCTTGATTCTCTTGTTCTTGGAGAAGGCCAAATTCTAGCACAGGTAAAACATGTGGTTAACTCTGGACAGGGTGTCCCTGGCTTTGGCAGGAAGATGAGCGGGATGTTTAAGCATGCTATCACAGCTGGAAAGAGAGTTAGAACTGAAACTAGCATCTCAACTGGGTCGGTTTCTGTTAGTTCAGCTGCTGTGGAGCTTGCTCAGATTAAGCTTCCACAGTCTTCTTACACAACTGCCAGTGTGTTAGTTGTTGGAGCTGGCAAGATGGGCAAACTtgtcatcaaacacttggttgCAAAAGGGTGCACGAAAATGGTGGTAGTCAACAGAACTGAAGACAGAGTTTCAGCCATTAAAGAGGAGTTTAAGGATGTTGAGATAGTCTACAGATCTTTGTCGGAGATGTTCACATGTGCTGCTGAAGCTGATGTAATATTTACTTGCACAGCTTCAGATGCGCCATTGTTCCTGAAAAAGCATGTTCAGACACTTCCCCCTGTCAGGCCTGATATTGGACATAGACTATTTATTGACATATCTGTTCCTCGAAATGTGGAATCACCTGTTTCGGATCTTGAAACCGCACGTGTTTACAATGTCGATGATCTTAAGGAAGTTGTGGCAGCTACGAAGGAGGACCGATTGCAGAAAGCAACGGAAGCTCAGGGAATTATTTGGGAGGAAGTCGTTAAATTTGAAGCTTGGAAAGACTCCCTCGAGACTGTTCCAACCATTAAAAAGCTTCGTGCTTACGCTGAAAGAATTAGAGCTTCAGAGCTCGACAAGTGTATGTCAAAAATGGGAAATGATGTGTCAAAGAGCCAAAAGAAAGCTATATATGACTTGAGTATGGGTATTGTCAACAAGCTACTCCACGGACCAATGGAGCACCTGAGGTGTGGTGGTACTGGCAACCGGTCTCTCGGCGAGACTCTTGAGAATATGCATGCTCTTAACAGGATATTTGAACTGGATACAGagatttctgttttggaagagaaGATAAGGAGCAAGATGGAAAAAAACCAGAAGTAA
- the LOC113731587 gene encoding protein RMD5 homolog has translation MSTSSLEMPLSSLRDAFDRVGKKQKLSISKSQEVIDQVRHEVEQALVDIQSDHVATWALVDIQSDDVATSPIDQRSILDELINKLNMIAPLNQLEGSQKELNLSLNKYQKVLDKTLNPDMSKAYRNVDFDPHTLHQIILNHFYREGLFDVADSLIQEAGEPEAISLRLKFVELHEILEAMKLRNLEPALQWVSENFEQLKECGLFLKLKLHKLQFVEILQKRCQADALDYAKTYLAPLASVHMDEIQKLMGCLLWVGKLDSSPYSELVDPSNWEKLTEEITEQFCNFLGQSSPSPLSVALAAGIEGLPTLLKLATVMAAKKQEWLAMKQLPVPVELGKEFQYHSIFVCPVSREQGSEENPPMLLPCGHVLCKHSIHKLSKNSTRSFKCPYCPQDASVTQCRQLFF, from the coding sequence ATGAGCACCAGCAGTCTGGAAATGCCGCTGAGTTCTTTGAGAGATGCATTTGATCGAGTTGGTAAGAAGCAAAAATTATCTATTTCCAAATCCCAGGAAGTGATTGACCAGGTCAGGCATGAAGTTGAACAGGCATTGGTTGACATTCAATCAGATCATGTTGCTACCTGGGCTTTAGTAGACATTCAATCTGATGATGTTGCTACATCCCCAATCGATCAGAGATCTATTCTTGATGAACTTATAAATAAGCTCAATATGATTGCCCCCTTGAATCAGCTAGAGGGATCACAGAAAGAGTTAAACCTAAGTCTGAACAAGTACCAGAAGGTCCTTGACAAGACTCTAAATCCTGATATGTCAAAGGCTTATAGGAATGTCGATTTTGATCCACACACCTTACATCAGATCATCCTCAACCATTTTTACCGTGAAGGTTTGTTTGATGTTGCTGATTCCTTAATACAAGAGGCTGGAGAACCAGAGGCCATTTCACTTAGATTGAAGTTCGTTGAGCTGCATGAAATTCTTGAGGCTATGAAATTGAGGAACCTGGAGCCTGCTCTGCAGTGGGTTTCTGAAAACTTTGAACAACTGAAAGAATGTGGTTTGTTCCTTAAGCTAAAACTTCATAAGCTGCAGTTTGTGGAGATTTTGCAGAAAAGATGCCAAGCAGATGCACTTGACTATGCCAAAACATATCTTGCTCCTTTGGCTTCTGTTCACATGGACGAAATACAGAAGCTCATGGGTTGTCTCTTGTGGGTAGGAAAGCTGGACTCATCGCCTTATTCTGAGTTGGTTGACCCAAGCAACTGGGAGAAACTGACAGAGGAAATAACTGAGCAGTTTTGCAATTTCTTGGGGCAGTCATCGCCAAGTCCTCTGAGTGTGGCTCTAGCTGCTGGGATTGAAGGTTTGCCTACTTTGTTGAAGTTGGCAACTGTAATGGCTGCAAAGAAACAGGAGTGGCTAGCAATGAAGCAGTTGCCAGTACCAGTGGAGTTGGGGAAGGAATTTCAATATCACTCAATATTTGTCTGCCCAGTTAGTAGGGAGCAAGGCAGTGAAGAGAATCCACCCATGTTATTGCCCTGCGGTCACGTCCTCTGCAAGCACTCAATCCATAAGCTATCTAAAAACAGTACGCGGAGCTTCAAGTGTCCATACTGTCCGCAGGATGCTTCAGTTACACAGTGTAGACAGCTGTTCTTTTGA
- the LOC113731588 gene encoding protein trichome birefringence-like 12 — MASKLNSRFFTRLILPAFVLLFVYSTTLLYTPSGPANKSQIAISTPHPDPNPCNIFEGKWVTDPSRKPMYDETCPFHRNAWNCLRNQRAHMGRINSWRWEPQDCVLNRVDPEKFLGMMRNKNIGLVGDSLNENFLVSLLCIWRVADEGAKKWKRKGAWRGAYFPKFNVTVAYHRAVLLAKYQWQPKDSVLSDGDGVKGTYRVDVDIPADEWANIADFYDVLVFNTGHWWGYDKFPRETPLVFYKAGKPIHPPLEMLDGLKVVLKSMVAHIWEKFPEKTLKFWRLQSPRHFHGGEWNQNGSCVFDEPLEEPQLDLWFDPGNNGVNKEARLLNHLIQEALKGTDIEILDLTHMSEYRSDAHPAIWLGKKDAVAEWGQDCMHWCLPGVPDTWVDILSQLIHYHLGSG, encoded by the exons ATGGCATCTAAGTTGAATTCCAGGTTCTTTACCCGGCTAATCTTACCAGCCTTCGTCCTCCTTTTCGTCTATTCCACTACCCTCCTCTATACTCCCTCTGGACCCGCAAACAAATCCCAGATTGCAATTTCAACCCCACACCCGGACCCAAACCCATGCAACATCTTCGAAGGCAAGTGGGTAaccgacccaagtcgcaagccCATGTATGATGAGACCTGCCCTTTTCACAGAAACGCCTGGAACTGCCTCAGAAACCAAAGGGCTCACATGGGTCGGATCAATTCTTGGAGATGGGAGCCCCAAGACTGTGTTTTGAACCGGGTTGACCCGGAGAAGTTCTTGGGTATGATGAGAAATAAGAACATTGGGCTTGTCGGGGATTCGTTGAACGAGAATTTTTTGGTTTCGTTATTGTGTATTTGGAGAGTGGCTGACGAGGGTGCTAAGAAGTGGAAGAGGAAAGGGGCTTGGAGAGGAGCTTATTTTCCTAAGTTCAATGTTACTGTTGCTTATCATCGTGCTGTTTTGCTGGCCAAATACCA GTGGCAGCCAAAAGATTCTGTGCTTTCTGATGGAGATGGAGTAAAAGGAACATATCGGGTGGATGTTGATATTCCAGCAGATGAATGGGCCAACATTGCTGATTTCTATGATGTTTTAGTATTCAATACTGGTCATTG GTGGGGCTACGATAAGTTTCCTAGAGAGACTCCACTTGTATTTTATAAGGCTGGGAAACCAATACATCCTCCCTTGGAAATGTTGGATGGACTTAAAGTTGTTCTTAAATCTATGGTTGCTCACATATGGGAAAAATTCCCTGAAAAGACACTGAAGTTTTGGCGGTTGCAATCACCAAGACATTTTCATGGTGGTGAATGGAATCAAAATGGTAGTTGCGTGTTTGATGAGCCTCTCGAAGAACCTCAG CTTGACTTGTGGTTCGACCCCGGCAACAATGGTGTAAACAAAGAAGCCAGACTGCTTAATCATCTTATCCAGGAGGCATTGAAAGGCACAGATATCGAAATACTTGATCTGACTCATATGAGCGAGTACAGATCAGATGCCCATCCAGCAATTTGGTTGGGAAAGAAGGACGCGGTGGCTGAATGGGGTCAGGACTGCATGCACTGGTGCCTTCCAGGTGTTCCTGACACATGGGTTGATATCTTGTCACAGCTGATCCATTATCACCTGGGAAGTGGGTAA
- the LOC113731589 gene encoding phosphoglycerate mutase-like protein 1: MTVAASATSICITNNKATTIAIGGVGEDSRLVSSSLSASSASFSSSSTSSFRFGLSSSIPSTPLLTIPTCAASRLHLLRLPPPRRCFASMDSGEFPSLYPLHRCKTIYLVRHAQGIHNVEGDKNYKAYMSPEYFDAYLTPLGWQQVDNLRKHVHTSGLLNRIELVVTSPLLRTMQTAVGVFGGDGYTDRMDTLPLMLANAGNSRRAAISSLNCPPIVALELCREHLGVHPCDKRRSISEYQCLFPAIDFSLIASDEDTLWKANVRETKEEVAARGMNFMKWLLSRKEKEIAVVTHSGFLFHTLSAFGNDCHCSVKKEIAQHFANCELRSMVLVDKSMIGSDSSPINYPGKIPSGLDLPSDLADEKNLENGKT, from the exons ATGACTGTAGCCGCCAGCGCCACCAGTATCTGTATCACTAATAATAAGGCCACCACCATTGCAATCGGTGGCGTTGGCGAAGACTCAAGATTGGTGTCTTCATCCCTCTCAGCCTCTTCTGCTTCATTTTCATCGTCGTCAACTTCATCGTTTCGATTCGGATTATCATCATCGATTCCCTCTACACCGCTCCTAACAATTCCAACTTGTGCAGCTTCCCGATTGCATCTGCTCCGCCTCCCTCCTCCTCGTCGATGCT TTGCTAGCATGGACAGTGGTGAATTTCCAAGTCTGTATCCATTGCACCGGTGCAAAACTATTTACCTG GTGAGGCATGCTCAAGGAATTCATAATGTGGAAGGAGATAAGAACTATAAAGCATATATGTCTCCAGAATATTTCGACGCATACCTTACTCCACTGGGCTGGCAACAG GTTGATAATTTGCGCAAGCATGTACATACAAGCGGGCTTTTGAATAGGATTGAATTAGTTGTCACATCTCCATTGCTAAG AACTATGCAAACTGCTGTTGGGGTATTTGGTGGTGATGGCTATACAGACAGGATGGATACCCTGCCACTCATGTTGGCAAATGCAGGAAATAGTCGGCGTGCTGCAATTTCAAGTCTTAATTGTCCTCCTATTGTTGCATTAGAACTTTGTCGAGAACATTTG GGTGTTCATCCATGTGATAAGAGGAGAAGCATCAGTGAGTATCAGTGCCTTTTTCCTGCAATAGATTTTTCACTG ATAGCAAGCGATGAGGATACTTTGTGGAAGGCAAATGTCAGGGAGACAAAAGAAGAAGTTGCAGCTAGAGGAATGAACTTCATGAAATG GTTACTGTCACGAAAAGAGAAAGAGATAGCTGTTGTTACCCACAGTGGATTCTTGTTTCATACACTATCCGCATTTGGTAATGACTGTCACTGTTCAGTGAAGAAAGAAATTGCTCAGCA TTTTGCTAATTGTGAGCTTCGCTCAATGGTCCTTGTGGATAAAAG CATGATAGGGTCAGACAGTTCACCAATAAATTATCCCGGTAAAATTCCTTCTGGGCTGGATTTGCCCAGCGATTTAGCAGACGAGAAGAATCTGGAAAATGGGAAGACCTAA
- the LOC113731590 gene encoding fatty acid amide hydrolase, whose amino-acid sequence MGKKQVMLPAAEVDLTAVKYEFEQVQAPHLTGFSLKLLVGLLEAPFIGPMLISHLKKQNRVVEMLRNTVIPEPPMFRPEFPPQEPESGVAHLEEDGKPEDRVELALKCLPHYDPDETWIADSIASFRYWKIRDYAYAYRSKLTTPSIVAERFIAAIGEFDNKNPSTPLLISYDPEDIRKQAAASTQRFEEGKPLSVLDGTFMAIKDDIDCHPYPSNGGTTWLHEVRKVQKDAVSVSRLRSCGVILVGKANMHEFGLGTTGNNPNHGTARNPHAPDRYTGGSSSGPAAIVASGLCSAALGTDGGGSVRIPSSLCGVVGLKTTYGRTDMRGALCDSGTVEIIGPITSSVEDALLVYAAILGSSAADRIALRPSLPCLPYLCSHEGLNAVGSLRLGKYTEWFNDVFSTDISIKCEEILNLLSEKHGCNMVEIAIPELHEMRTAHILSIGSESLSSLTPDFEDGKGKYFSLDTRTNLALFRTFTASDYVAAQCLRRRIMHYHMEIFKKVDVIVTPTTGMTAPIIPPAALKSGETDLQVSGNLMRFVVPANLLGLPAISVPVGYDKHGLPIGLQLLGRPWGEASILRLAAAIEEICPEPKKKPVQFFDLLKGN is encoded by the exons ATGGGGAAGAAGCAAGTAATGTTGCCTGCAGCTGAAGTCGACTTGACCGCTGTCAAATATGAATTTGAACAAGTTCAAG CTCCGCATTTGACTGGATTTTCGCTCAAATTGCTTGTGGGGTTACTAGAAGCGCCATTCATTGGTCCCATGCTTATATCTCATTTGAAGAAGCAGAATAGGGTGGTCGAG ATGTTGAGAAATACTGTCATCCCCGAACCTCCCATGTTTAGACCTGAGTTTCCTCCCCAAG AACCCGAGTCTGGTGTTGCTCATTTGGAAGAAGATGGAAAACCAGAAGACCGAGTTGAATTAGCATTGAAGTGTCTTCCACACTACGATCCTGATGAGACATGGATTGCAGATTCTATTGCATCTTTCCGCTACTGGAAGATTCGTGATTATGCATATGCATACAGATCTAAGCTTACCACCCCTTCCATC GTTGCTGAGCGGTTCATTGCAGCAATCGGGGAGTTCGACAATAAGAATCCATCAACACCATTACTGATTTCTTATGACCCTGAGGATATAAGAAAGCAAGCTGCAGCTTCAACACAGAGGTTTGAGGAAG GAAAACCACTGTCAGTATTAGATGGGACATTCATGGCTATCAAGGATGACATCGATTGCCACCCTTATCCATCCAACG GTGGAACAACATGGTTACATGAGGTGCGTAAGGTGCAAAAAGATGCAGTTTCTGTGTCAAGGTTAAGGAGCTGTGGTGTGATTTTAGTTGGAAAAGCCAACATGCATGAATTTGGCCTGGGAACAACTGGAAATAATCCAAATCATGG GACTGCAAGGAATCCCCACGCTCCAGATAGGTATACAGGTGGATCTTCTTCAGGGCCAGCAGCAATTGTTGCTTCCGGACTATGTTCGGCTGCATTGGGAACAGATGGCGGAG GTTCAGTACGTATTCCATCTTCTCTTTGTGGTGTTGTTGGCTTGAAGACGACATATGGCCGGACTGACATGAGAGG GGCATTATGTGATTCAGGGACTGTAGAGATTATTGGGCCTATCACATCATCAGTTGAGGATGCATTACTTGT GTATGCAGCAATATTGGGGTCCTCTGCTGCAGATAGAATTGCCTTGCGACCT TCTCTTCCTTGTTTGCCATATTTGTGTTCACATGAGGGGTTGAATGCTGTAGGATCATTGCGGTTGGGGAAGTACACAGAG TGGTTCAATGACGTTTTCTCAACTGATATCTCCATCAAGTGCGAGGAAATCCTTAATTTGCTATCAGAAAAACATGGGTGCAAC ATGGTGGAGATTGCTATTCCAGAGCTGCATGAGATGCGCACAGCTCATATTCTTTCCATTGGTTCTGAATCGCTTTCCTCTTTGACTCCTGATTTTGAGGATGG GAAAGGGAAATACTTTTCACTTGACACTCGCACAAATCTGGCACTTTTTAGAACATTCACTGCATCAGATTATGTTGCTGCCCAGTGTTTAAG AAGAAGGATAATGCACTACCATATGGAAATTTTCAAGAAGGTGGATGTCATTGTTACCCCTACAACAGG CATGACAGCACCTATCATACCACCAGCTGCCCTTAAATCTGGAGAAACAGATCTTCAAGTCTCAG GAAATCTCATGCGCTTTGTTGTGCCGGCAAATCTTCTTGGATTGCCTGCAATTTCTGTCCCT GTTGGTTATGATAAGCACGGACTCCCAATAGGTCTACAGCTTTTAGGTCGTCCGTGGGGTGAAGCTTCTATTTTACGTCTAGCTGCTGCCATAGAG GAGATTTGTCCTGAGCCAAAGAAGAAACCAGTGCAGTTCTTTGACTTGTTAAAAGGGAACTAG